Proteins from one Nitrobacteraceae bacterium AZCC 2146 genomic window:
- a CDS encoding putative dehydrogenase (product_source=COG0673; cath_funfam=3.40.50.720; cog=COG0673; pfam=PF01408,PF02894; superfamily=51735) — protein MSAMRIGVAGAGAIGRKHVELIEASEDCVAAGIADPSSEAKAFASARGIDWYADHRELLEEAQLDGMIVASPNALHLAMALDCIEHGIPALVEKPVTDTVAAAQELLQATRRSGVPVLVGHHRRHNPRIKAVRDAIAGGQIGQLTAVVGLWLLKKPDNYFDVAWRREPGGGPMLINLVHDIDNLRFICGEIVEVQALTSNKARGFAVEDTAALLLRFANGALGTVTVSDATPAPWSWELSSGENAAYARENQPCYLFAGTKGSLSVPTMELWSYPGDDAGWFSSLARTDVTAPNDDPLTEQLRHFLAVIARRETPLIPVEDAMGTLAVVEAVQQAARTGMRVSPGQIVEQAA, from the coding sequence GTGAGCGCGATGCGGATCGGCGTGGCGGGCGCAGGCGCGATCGGCCGCAAGCATGTCGAGCTGATCGAGGCCTCCGAGGATTGCGTGGCCGCGGGGATCGCCGACCCTTCGTCGGAAGCGAAAGCATTTGCGTCGGCACGCGGCATCGACTGGTATGCCGACCATCGCGAACTGCTGGAGGAAGCGCAGCTCGACGGCATGATTGTCGCTTCGCCCAATGCGTTGCATCTGGCGATGGCGCTGGACTGCATCGAACACGGCATCCCGGCACTGGTGGAGAAGCCGGTCACCGACACCGTGGCGGCTGCGCAGGAGTTGCTTCAGGCCACCAGGCGCTCCGGCGTGCCGGTGCTGGTCGGCCATCATCGCCGGCACAATCCACGCATCAAGGCGGTACGTGACGCCATTGCCGGCGGTCAGATCGGCCAGCTCACCGCCGTGGTCGGGTTGTGGCTGTTGAAAAAGCCCGACAATTATTTCGACGTCGCCTGGCGCCGCGAGCCCGGCGGCGGGCCGATGCTGATCAATCTGGTGCATGACATCGACAATCTGCGCTTCATCTGCGGCGAGATCGTCGAGGTGCAGGCGCTGACCTCGAACAAGGCGCGCGGCTTTGCGGTCGAGGACACTGCCGCACTGCTGTTGAGATTCGCCAATGGCGCGCTCGGCACGGTGACGGTGTCCGATGCCACGCCGGCGCCATGGAGCTGGGAATTGTCGTCCGGCGAAAACGCCGCCTACGCCCGCGAAAACCAGCCCTGCTATCTGTTCGCCGGCACCAAGGGTTCGCTCTCCGTGCCGACCATGGAGCTGTGGTCCTATCCCGGCGACGATGCCGGCTGGTTTTCGTCGCTCGCACGAACCGATGTCACCGCGCCAAATGACGATCCGCTGACCGAACAGCTGCGGCATTTTCTCGCCGTGATCGCTCGCCGCGAAACCCCCTTGATTCCCGTCGAGGATGCCATGGGCACACTCGCCGTTGTCGAAGCCGTACAACAAGCGGCGCGCACCGGCATGCGCGTTTCGCCCGGCCAGATCGTGGAGCAGGCTGCATGA
- a CDS encoding phosphatidylethanolamine/phosphatidyl-N-methylethanolamine N-methyltransferase (product_source=KO:K00570; cath_funfam=3.40.50.150; cog=COG2226; ko=KO:K00570; pfam=PF08241; superfamily=53335), which yields MAGDIDRAGVAKAYGLWAPIYDIVFGKVFDPGRQATIIEADKIGGRILDVGVGTGLSLIDYSRSTKICGVDISEPMLRKAHQRVQALNLTNVEALAVMDAKNLAFADGYFDAVVAQYVITAVPDPEATLDDFIRVLKPGGELILVNHIGAESGSRRLFELAFAPLARRLGWRPEFSWGRLVDWAAGHGGVTLTERRPMPPMGHFSLIRYRKS from the coding sequence ATGGCTGGCGATATCGACCGCGCGGGAGTCGCGAAGGCCTACGGGCTGTGGGCACCGATCTACGACATCGTGTTCGGCAAGGTGTTCGATCCTGGCCGCCAGGCCACCATCATCGAGGCCGACAAGATAGGCGGCCGCATTCTCGACGTCGGCGTCGGCACCGGCCTGTCGCTGATCGACTATTCGCGCAGCACGAAGATTTGCGGCGTCGATATTTCCGAGCCGATGCTGCGCAAGGCGCATCAGCGGGTGCAGGCGCTCAACCTGACCAACGTCGAAGCGCTGGCGGTGATGGATGCCAAGAACCTCGCTTTCGCGGATGGTTATTTCGACGCGGTGGTGGCGCAATATGTCATCACCGCGGTGCCGGATCCCGAAGCCACGCTCGATGACTTCATTCGCGTGCTGAAACCCGGCGGCGAGTTGATCCTCGTCAATCACATCGGCGCCGAGAGCGGCTCGCGCCGCCTGTTTGAACTGGCATTTGCGCCACTGGCGCGGCGGCTCGGCTGGCGCCCGGAATTTTCCTGGGGCCGGCTGGTCGACTGGGCGGCCGGTCACGGCGGCGTCACCCTTACCGAGCGGCGACCGATGCCGCCGATGGGGCATTTTTCCCTGATCCGCTATCGCAAATCCTGA
- a CDS encoding tRNA-specific 2-thiouridylase (product_source=KO:K00566; cath_funfam=2.30.30.280,2.40.30.10,3.40.50.620; cog=COG0482; ko=KO:K00566; pfam=PF03054; superfamily=52402; tigrfam=TIGR00420), giving the protein MTETMLNSLDLEGRPQDTRVVVAMSGGVDSSATAALLKSQGYDVVGITLQLYDHGAATHRKGACCAGRDIHDARDVAERIGIPHYVLDYESRFRESVIDNFAASYASGETPVPCIECNRSVKFRDLLATARELGASALATGHYVASRRLATGSRAMVCAADADRDQSYFLFATTQEQLDYLRFPLGDMTKPQTRELARQFGLSVADKQDSQDICFVPSGRYTDVIERMKPNALEPGDIVDMEGHVIGRHEGIVHFTVGQRRGLGIAASAPLYVVRLDAAARRVIVGPREALRMHRIALRDLNWIGDGALDRAVGEGLELFVRVRSTRAPQPAWLRAVNGGYEVELVGGEEGVSPGQACVFYDAVGGQARVLGGGFIKSAAAKSPVGVPVHDANVPQPLVAALRV; this is encoded by the coding sequence GTGACCGAAACCATGCTCAACAGTCTGGATCTCGAGGGTCGTCCGCAGGACACCAGGGTCGTGGTCGCCATGTCCGGCGGAGTCGACTCTTCGGCGACGGCTGCGCTGCTGAAGTCGCAAGGCTACGACGTCGTCGGCATTACGCTGCAGCTTTACGATCATGGCGCCGCCACCCACCGCAAGGGCGCCTGCTGCGCCGGCCGCGATATTCATGACGCCCGCGATGTCGCCGAGCGGATCGGCATTCCGCATTACGTGCTGGACTATGAGAGCCGGTTTCGCGAGTCGGTGATCGACAATTTTGCCGCAAGCTATGCCTCCGGCGAGACGCCGGTGCCGTGCATCGAGTGCAACCGCTCCGTCAAGTTTCGCGACCTGCTAGCGACCGCGCGCGAGTTGGGCGCGTCGGCGCTGGCGACCGGCCACTATGTCGCGTCGCGCCGTCTCGCCACCGGATCGCGCGCGATGGTGTGCGCCGCCGATGCCGATCGCGACCAGAGCTATTTCCTGTTCGCCACTACCCAGGAACAGCTCGACTATCTGCGCTTTCCGCTCGGCGACATGACCAAGCCGCAGACCCGCGAGTTGGCGCGGCAATTCGGATTGTCGGTTGCCGACAAGCAGGATAGCCAGGACATCTGCTTTGTGCCGTCCGGTCGCTACACCGACGTGATCGAACGGATGAAGCCGAATGCGCTGGAGCCCGGCGATATCGTCGACATGGAAGGCCATGTGATTGGCCGCCATGAAGGCATCGTGCATTTCACCGTGGGCCAGCGTCGCGGCCTCGGCATCGCTGCCAGCGCGCCGTTATATGTGGTGCGGCTGGATGCGGCTGCCCGGCGCGTCATCGTCGGACCGCGTGAAGCCTTGCGGATGCACCGCATAGCGCTGCGCGACCTTAACTGGATCGGCGACGGTGCGCTGGATCGTGCGGTCGGCGAGGGTCTCGAGCTCTTCGTCAGGGTGCGTTCGACCCGCGCACCGCAGCCGGCATGGCTGCGTGCAGTCAATGGCGGTTATGAGGTCGAACTGGTCGGCGGCGAAGAGGGCGTGTCGCCCGGCCAGGCCTGCGTGTTCTATGACGCTGTCGGTGGCCAGGCGCGGGTGCTCGGCGGCGGCTTCATCAAGAGTGCCGCGGCGAAAAGCCCTGTCGGTGTCCCGGTGCACGATGCTAACGTGCCACAGCCGCTGGTCGCAGCGTTGCGCGTTTAA
- a CDS encoding flagellar hook-length control protein FliK (product_source=KO:K02414; cog=COG3144; ko=KO:K02414; pfam=PF02120) codes for MVSVTSDIASNVSFQNARSKSARDDQPSDSDRFGSLVDSSTAANSNNDRAASALPDLPAPTPPPRDDNRPARTDDTPRRDDDRADTSAASNSQDRDVQAQSAADAAKEAKQSKADSKTGAKTDTKTDKDSSAKDTKTTDASTATDPNAAPQIDKAVPVTAVAVVIPVVTATADTTATPATTANAGTAQPLAIAAAVLKAQAAAAEAAAATGTGTEAATATAATATPASTDQDFAALIASATPATAKTGAKQAKQATEATTAATTDVKSDAVDATVTAATSQPVQATTTEKHPVKEGKEGKADEVSADGAKPDPTATSTKPATAHEHRTIDTAAAAQTVDASQPNTNTAQQPLLQAATPAAAPAPQLTAAVATNAPVPLNGVAVEIAQSAQSGKSRFDIRLDPAELGRIDVRLDVDRHGNVTSHLTVEKPETLAMLRQDAPQLQRALEQAGMKTSDGGLQFSLRDQSSSGQQNSGDNSGRNAQRLIISEDDSMPAVSAGRSYGRMLGSSSGVDISI; via the coding sequence GTGGTTAGCGTGACGTCAGATATCGCCTCAAACGTATCGTTTCAGAATGCGCGATCGAAGTCGGCCCGCGACGATCAGCCGTCGGACTCCGACCGCTTTGGGTCGCTGGTCGACAGCAGCACGGCCGCGAACAGCAATAATGACCGTGCGGCATCCGCACTGCCCGATCTGCCAGCGCCCACACCTCCGCCCCGCGATGACAACCGCCCAGCCCGAACCGATGACACGCCGCGGCGTGACGACGATCGCGCCGATACCAGCGCTGCATCGAATTCGCAGGATCGGGACGTTCAGGCGCAATCCGCTGCCGACGCCGCCAAGGAAGCAAAACAATCCAAGGCCGACAGCAAGACAGGCGCCAAGACGGACACCAAGACCGACAAGGATTCCTCCGCGAAGGACACGAAGACCACGGACGCCAGCACCGCGACCGATCCCAATGCCGCCCCGCAGATCGATAAAGCCGTGCCGGTGACCGCCGTCGCGGTCGTCATCCCTGTCGTTACCGCCACGGCTGACACTACGGCGACGCCGGCGACAACCGCGAATGCCGGCACAGCGCAGCCGCTGGCGATCGCCGCCGCCGTGCTGAAGGCGCAGGCCGCGGCAGCCGAAGCAGCCGCGGCAACCGGAACCGGAACTGAAGCGGCCACTGCAACTGCAGCGACGGCGACACCGGCATCGACCGATCAGGATTTTGCCGCGCTGATTGCTAGCGCGACGCCAGCCACCGCCAAGACCGGCGCAAAGCAGGCCAAACAGGCGACCGAGGCCACAACCGCAGCGACCACCGACGTCAAGTCCGACGCCGTCGATGCCACGGTGACTGCAGCGACATCGCAGCCGGTGCAGGCAACGACGACCGAAAAACACCCGGTCAAGGAGGGCAAGGAGGGTAAGGCCGACGAAGTGTCGGCCGATGGCGCCAAGCCGGACCCGACCGCCACTTCGACCAAGCCGGCAACCGCCCACGAACACCGCACCATCGATACCGCAGCCGCGGCGCAGACGGTCGACGCCAGCCAGCCCAACACCAATACCGCCCAGCAGCCGCTACTGCAGGCCGCGACTCCCGCGGCCGCGCCCGCGCCACAGCTAACCGCCGCGGTCGCCACCAACGCGCCGGTGCCGTTGAACGGCGTTGCGGTCGAGATCGCGCAGTCCGCGCAATCCGGCAAGAGCCGCTTCGACATCCGCCTCGATCCTGCCGAACTCGGCCGCATCGACGTCCGGCTCGATGTCGATCGCCACGGCAACGTCACCTCGCATCTGACAGTCGAGAAGCCGGAGACGCTGGCGATGCTGCGCCAGGACGCGCCGCAGCTGCAGCGCGCGCTGGAGCAAGCAGGAATGAAGACCAGCGACGGCGGGCTGCAGTTCAGCCTGCGCGACCAGTCCTCGTCGGGGCAACAGAACAGCGGCGATAATTCCGGGCGCAATGCGCAGCGCCTGATCATCAGCGAAGACGACTCCATGCCTGCCGTGAGCGCAGGACGAAGCTACGGCCGCATGCTGGGATCCAGCAGCGGCGTAGACATCAGTATCTGA
- a CDS encoding 4-hydroxyphenylpyruvate dioxygenase (product_source=KO:K00457; cath_funfam=3.10.180.10,3.20.20.150; cog=COG1082,COG3185; ko=KO:K00457; pfam=PF00903,PF01261,PF14696; superfamily=51658,54593; tigrfam=TIGR01263): MTKRSIATVSLSGALDEKLRAIAAAGFDEVEIFENDLLSFSGSPRDVGQLCRDLGLAICAFQPFRDFEGMPEPQRGRNFARAERKFDLMQELQTDLLLVCSNISPVSLGGIDRAAADFHELGERAALRGLRVGFEALAWGKHVNDYRDAWEIVRRADHKAIGVILDSFHALAPSFPVNAIESIPADKIFLVQLADAPKLGLDVLSWSRHFRCFPGQGDLPVVAFMESVLATGYKGSWSLEIFNDQFRAGSAVRTATDGLRSLILLEDQLAKASVDALQPKAQSRGVGFIEFAVNETKAADLAVLFGQLGFRKTGAHRSKDVERWSQGGIDLVINCEPDGFAHSHYVTHGPGVCAIAVDVDDAGKTMARAEALKARTFYQPVGPGELEIPAIHGVGGSLLYFLESAGKNWDIDFEPLRSDASADRLSAVDHVSQSMPYDEMLSWLLFYTGILDLQRLPQMEIADPVGLVQSQALINGNQSLRVVLNGSSATRTLSNRFISEFFGSGVQHIAFSCDDIFAAVAEMRRRGASFLKIPENYYDDVEAKHGLDAETMSALRDNQILYDREGDGEFFQIYTHSFDERFFFEIVERRNYQGFGAANAGIRLAAQTREARPAGMPRV, translated from the coding sequence ATGACCAAGCGTTCGATCGCCACCGTTTCGCTCAGCGGCGCGCTGGATGAAAAGCTGCGCGCCATCGCCGCCGCCGGCTTCGACGAGGTCGAGATTTTCGAGAACGACCTGCTGTCGTTCAGCGGCAGCCCGCGCGATGTCGGGCAACTCTGCCGCGATCTCGGACTCGCGATCTGCGCATTTCAGCCGTTCCGGGATTTCGAAGGCATGCCGGAGCCACAGCGCGGGCGCAACTTCGCCCGTGCCGAGCGCAAGTTCGATCTGATGCAGGAATTGCAGACCGATCTGCTGCTGGTCTGCAGCAATATTTCCCCGGTCTCGCTCGGCGGCATCGATCGCGCCGCCGCGGATTTCCACGAACTCGGCGAACGCGCTGCACTTCGCGGGCTGCGGGTCGGCTTCGAGGCGCTGGCCTGGGGCAAGCATGTCAACGACTACCGCGATGCCTGGGAGATCGTGCGCCGTGCCGACCACAAGGCGATCGGCGTCATTCTCGACAGTTTTCACGCGCTGGCGCCATCGTTTCCGGTCAACGCGATCGAGTCGATTCCGGCCGACAAGATCTTTCTGGTCCAGCTTGCGGACGCGCCAAAGCTCGGCCTCGACGTGCTGTCATGGAGCCGGCATTTCCGTTGCTTTCCCGGCCAGGGCGATCTGCCCGTGGTCGCTTTCATGGAATCGGTGCTGGCAACCGGTTACAAAGGTTCGTGGTCCCTGGAGATTTTCAACGACCAGTTTCGCGCGGGCTCGGCGGTGCGCACCGCAACCGACGGGCTGCGCTCGCTCATCCTGCTGGAGGATCAACTCGCGAAAGCCTCCGTCGATGCATTGCAGCCGAAGGCGCAAAGCCGCGGCGTCGGCTTCATCGAATTCGCGGTCAATGAGACGAAGGCGGCCGACCTCGCTGTTTTGTTCGGCCAGCTTGGCTTTCGCAAGACCGGCGCCCATCGCAGCAAGGATGTCGAAAGGTGGTCGCAGGGCGGCATCGACCTCGTCATCAATTGCGAGCCCGATGGTTTTGCGCATTCGCATTATGTCACCCACGGACCCGGCGTCTGCGCCATCGCTGTGGATGTCGATGACGCCGGCAAGACCATGGCGCGCGCGGAAGCGCTGAAGGCGCGGACGTTCTATCAACCGGTCGGGCCCGGCGAACTGGAAATTCCAGCGATCCATGGGGTCGGCGGCAGCCTGCTGTATTTCCTGGAAAGCGCCGGCAAGAACTGGGATATCGATTTCGAGCCGCTGCGCAGCGACGCCAGCGCAGATCGCCTCAGCGCCGTCGATCATGTCTCGCAGTCGATGCCATATGACGAGATGCTGTCGTGGCTGCTCTTCTATACCGGTATCCTCGATCTGCAGCGGCTACCGCAGATGGAAATAGCCGATCCCGTCGGCCTCGTGCAAAGCCAGGCACTGATCAATGGCAATCAGTCGCTGCGTGTCGTGCTCAACGGGTCATCGGCAACGCGCACGCTGTCGAACCGCTTCATTTCCGAGTTCTTCGGTTCGGGTGTGCAGCATATCGCATTTTCATGCGACGATATTTTCGCGGCCGTCGCGGAAATGCGAAGGCGCGGCGCCAGCTTCCTGAAAATTCCGGAGAACTATTATGACGATGTCGAGGCCAAACATGGTCTCGATGCCGAGACCATGTCGGCGCTGCGCGACAACCAGATCCTCTACGACCGCGAAGGCGACGGCGAATTCTTCCAGATCTACACGCACAGCTTTGATGAGCGGTTCTTCTTCGAGATCGTCGAGCGCCGCAACTACCAGGGATTTGGCGCCGCCAATGCCGGCATCAGGCTCGCCGCGCAGACGCGAGAGGCACGGCCCGCGGGCATGCCGCGCGTGTAA
- a CDS encoding flagellar basal-body rod modification protein FlgD (product_source=KO:K02389; cath_funfam=2.40.10.10; cog=COG1843; ko=KO:K02389; pfam=PF03963,PF13860,PF13861; superfamily=49785), producing the protein MAIDATTPTPVVSAPATTSTTSSTGTSSTTGIADNFQTFLTLLTTQLQNQNPLDPLDTNQFTQQLVQFAGVEQQLKSNDQLKSLVDIEKSAQATQALVYVGNTVAVDGSTTQFDGSATWNLTAAKDTTTSTVSITNAAGATVYSGNFALKSGGSSFVWDGKGNDGTSYPPGAYTLTATGKDQNGQTVAISTEVQGMVDSVDLSASPALLSIGGANYTVDQIKRVVRTVTPTTPTTSTT; encoded by the coding sequence ATGGCGATTGATGCAACCACGCCGACGCCGGTCGTTTCGGCACCCGCCACCACCAGCACCACTAGCTCCACCGGCACCAGTTCGACGACGGGAATCGCGGATAATTTCCAGACCTTCCTGACGCTGCTGACGACGCAGTTGCAGAACCAGAATCCGCTTGATCCGCTCGATACCAACCAGTTCACACAGCAGCTGGTGCAGTTTGCCGGCGTCGAACAACAGCTCAAGTCGAACGATCAGTTGAAGTCGCTGGTGGACATCGAGAAGAGCGCACAAGCCACGCAGGCGCTGGTCTATGTCGGCAACACCGTTGCAGTCGATGGCAGCACCACACAATTCGATGGCTCGGCCACGTGGAATTTGACCGCCGCCAAAGACACCACCACTTCCACGGTCAGCATCACGAATGCGGCCGGCGCCACCGTCTACAGCGGCAATTTTGCGCTGAAATCGGGGGGGTCGAGTTTCGTTTGGGACGGCAAGGGCAATGACGGCACGTCGTATCCGCCCGGCGCCTATACGCTGACCGCCACCGGCAAGGACCAGAACGGCCAGACCGTGGCGATCTCCACCGAGGTCCAGGGCATGGTCGATTCCGTCGACCTCTCAGCAAGCCCCGCCTTGCTCTCGATCGGTGGCGCGAATTACACCGTGGACCAGATCAAGCGCGTCGTGCGCACGGTCACTCCGACGACTCCCACCACCTCGACGACCTGA
- a CDS encoding hypothetical protein (product_source=Hypo-rule applied; cath_funfam=1.10.10.10; pfam=PF06627; superfamily=48295) has product MTEPHRPRVKYVIGPDGSPLTIADLPAPGTKRWVIRRKAEVVAAVRGGLLSLEEACSRYTLTVDEFLSWQFSIDQHGLAGLRTTRIQQYRQ; this is encoded by the coding sequence ATGACAGAACCCCATCGCCCGAGGGTCAAATACGTCATCGGGCCTGACGGCAGTCCGTTAACAATTGCGGATCTGCCAGCGCCCGGTACAAAACGGTGGGTCATCCGCCGCAAGGCCGAAGTGGTCGCCGCCGTCCGTGGGGGCTTGCTGTCCCTTGAGGAAGCCTGCAGCCGCTACACGCTGACCGTTGATGAATTCCTTTCCTGGCAATTCTCGATCGATCAGCACGGCCTGGCGGGCCTGCGGACGACCCGCATCCAGCAATACCGCCAATAG
- a CDS encoding hypothetical protein (product_source=Hypo-rule applied; cleavage_site_network=SignalP-noTM) translates to MQIKQSLFLVSFLIAGSGAATAQAPPTPATPPAQTAPPAPTHSANDCAPTQTGPRGTITPNGTTTGQSPEPLGDKLARSDGVLCPPTGVDPEIRAPTPNTGNTPVIPPPGSPGGDPTVRPK, encoded by the coding sequence ATGCAGATCAAACAATCATTGTTCCTTGTCAGCTTCCTGATCGCCGGTTCCGGCGCGGCCACCGCGCAGGCACCACCGACGCCTGCGACACCGCCGGCCCAGACCGCGCCTCCGGCGCCGACCCATTCCGCCAATGACTGCGCGCCGACGCAGACCGGCCCGCGGGGCACAATCACTCCCAATGGCACGACGACAGGACAGAGCCCGGAACCGCTCGGCGACAAGCTCGCCAGATCAGACGGCGTGCTCTGTCCGCCGACAGGGGTCGATCCGGAGATTCGGGCGCCGACGCCGAACACGGGCAATACGCCGGTGATCCCGCCGCCCGGCAGCCCCGGAGGTGATCCGACTGTCCGGCCGAAATGA
- a CDS encoding flagellar M-ring protein FliF (product_source=KO:K02409; cath_funfam=3.30.465.10; cog=COG1766; ko=KO:K02409; pfam=PF01514,PF08345; superfamily=54211; tigrfam=TIGR00206; transmembrane_helix_parts=Outside_1_14,TMhelix_15_37,Inside_38_431,TMhelix_432_451,Outside_452_538): protein MQSLLSFLKGLGAARLMAMVAVTAALIGFFAFVIMRVTTPQLTTLFTDLSVEDSSAIIKDLERQAIPYELKNDGAAIMVPKDKVTRLRMKLAEGGLPKGGGVGYEIFDKSDALGTTSFVQNINHLRALEGELARTIRAIDRIQAARVHLVLPERPLFSRETPEPSASIVVRVRGTLDPQQVRAIRHVVASAVNGLKPNRVSIVDEAGQLLADGATDPTTDGATGDERRAGFEKRMRNQIEAIVSSVVGAGRARVQLTADFDYNKVTQTSDKFDPEGRVLRSSQSREESSATGERDGQVTVNNELPGNQNQGSTPSARDQSKKSEETNNYEISRTTKTEVTEAGRVNRISVAVLVDGMYNKSEKGDLVYQERTKEELDRIGQLVRSAIGFDQKRGDQVEIVNLRFAEGPTVVPVAEPTGLLGALQFTKDDVMYVIELAVMMLLGLVVMFMVIRPLVRRILASEPVPVLTAQTAAAALTDGSAVGPDGQALVPHAGPNMIDIATVQGQVHAQSVHRVGELADRNPNETAAIVRQWLQEPA from the coding sequence TTGCAGAGTCTGCTAAGTTTCCTCAAGGGTCTCGGCGCGGCGCGCCTGATGGCGATGGTCGCGGTCACGGCCGCGCTGATCGGATTCTTTGCATTCGTCATTATGCGCGTTACCACGCCGCAGCTGACCACCCTGTTTACCGACCTCAGCGTCGAAGACTCCTCGGCGATCATCAAGGACCTGGAACGCCAGGCGATCCCCTATGAGCTGAAGAACGACGGCGCCGCCATCATGGTGCCGAAAGACAAGGTCACCCGGCTGCGCATGAAGCTGGCCGAAGGCGGGCTGCCCAAGGGCGGCGGCGTCGGCTACGAGATCTTCGACAAATCCGACGCGCTCGGCACCACCAGCTTCGTTCAGAACATCAACCATCTCCGCGCGCTCGAAGGCGAGCTGGCCCGCACCATCCGCGCCATCGACCGGATCCAGGCCGCCCGCGTCCATCTGGTGCTGCCGGAACGGCCGCTGTTTTCGCGAGAAACCCCTGAGCCGTCGGCCTCCATCGTGGTTCGCGTCCGTGGCACGCTCGATCCGCAGCAGGTCCGCGCCATCCGCCATGTGGTGGCCTCCGCCGTCAACGGCCTGAAGCCGAACCGGGTCTCGATCGTCGATGAAGCCGGCCAGTTGCTGGCCGACGGCGCCACCGATCCGACCACCGATGGCGCCACCGGCGACGAGCGCCGCGCCGGCTTCGAGAAGCGGATGCGCAACCAGATCGAGGCGATCGTCTCCTCGGTCGTCGGCGCCGGCCGCGCCCGGGTCCAGCTCACCGCCGATTTCGATTACAACAAGGTCACCCAGACCTCGGACAAGTTCGACCCCGAAGGCCGGGTGCTGCGCTCCAGCCAGTCCCGCGAAGAGTCGTCGGCGACCGGCGAACGCGACGGTCAGGTCACCGTCAACAACGAGTTGCCCGGCAATCAGAACCAGGGAAGCACCCCATCGGCGCGGGACCAGAGCAAGAAGTCGGAAGAAACCAACAATTACGAGATCTCCCGCACCACCAAGACCGAAGTCACCGAGGCTGGACGCGTCAACCGCATCTCCGTCGCTGTGCTGGTCGACGGCATGTACAACAAGAGCGAAAAAGGCGATCTGGTCTATCAGGAACGCACCAAGGAAGAACTCGACCGTATCGGCCAGTTGGTTCGCTCCGCGATCGGCTTCGACCAGAAGCGTGGCGATCAGGTCGAGATCGTCAATTTGAGATTCGCCGAAGGCCCGACCGTCGTCCCGGTCGCAGAGCCCACCGGACTGCTCGGCGCGCTGCAATTCACCAAGGACGACGTGATGTACGTCATCGAACTCGCGGTGATGATGCTGCTCGGCCTCGTGGTGATGTTCATGGTCATTCGCCCGCTGGTTCGCCGCATTCTGGCCAGCGAGCCGGTCCCGGTGCTCACCGCCCAAACCGCCGCAGCCGCGCTGACCGACGGCAGCGCGGTCGGCCCGGACGGGCAGGCCCTCGTTCCCCACGCCGGCCCCAACATGATCGACATCGCCACCGTGCAGGGCCAGGTCCATGCCCAGTCGGTGCATCGCGTCGGCGAACTGGCCGATCGCAATCCCAACGAAACCGCCGCCATTGTTCGTCAGTGGCTGCAGGAACCGGCGTGA